One Roseimaritima multifibrata DNA window includes the following coding sequences:
- a CDS encoding substrate-binding domain-containing protein, with amino-acid sequence MALESKHQLISRTLLKEIAAGEYQPSGRLPSETQLVKRFRVSRPTVARAMRDLQDQGLVERRAGSGTFLRRGNVATVGQRDLGLLVPELGTVDVLQAICGDLTRLARLHNFNLLSGEHDSIEAVDFGFQAAEALCADYIKKGVRGVFFAPFESSMHSSDWNRKLAAQLRDAGISVILLDRDLGKFPVRSEFDLVGIDNFAGGFVMTNHLLRLGCKQLVFLAPRTEVPTVRSRISGAYEAVRSGGISTSDELVQRVDPEDVGAVQQMVAETGCRGILCANDRLAVNLMQTLKSLGIRVPADIRIVGFDDVEFAASNTIPLTTIHQPCRDLAAVAFRAMVDSIEERDITPRSYVLPIKLIVRESCGVYREQ; translated from the coding sequence ATGGCTCTCGAATCGAAGCACCAGTTAATCTCGCGAACGCTCCTTAAGGAGATCGCAGCGGGAGAATATCAACCATCCGGCCGATTGCCAAGTGAAACGCAGTTGGTCAAAAGGTTCCGCGTTTCTCGCCCCACCGTCGCGCGCGCAATGCGAGATTTACAGGACCAAGGGTTGGTGGAAAGACGCGCGGGATCGGGAACCTTTCTTCGCCGTGGCAATGTTGCCACCGTCGGCCAACGCGATCTGGGGCTGTTGGTGCCTGAATTGGGGACAGTCGATGTTTTGCAAGCAATATGCGGTGATTTGACCCGTCTGGCACGTCTTCACAACTTCAATCTGCTGTCGGGTGAACATGATTCCATCGAGGCCGTTGATTTCGGATTTCAGGCCGCCGAAGCCCTTTGTGCAGACTACATTAAGAAGGGAGTTCGGGGAGTGTTTTTTGCTCCTTTCGAGTCCTCTATGCACTCGAGCGATTGGAATCGCAAGCTCGCTGCACAATTGCGGGATGCGGGGATATCCGTCATTCTTCTCGATCGCGATTTAGGGAAATTTCCTGTTCGCAGTGAGTTCGACTTGGTCGGGATCGACAACTTTGCGGGGGGATTTGTAATGACAAATCACCTACTTCGTTTGGGGTGTAAGCAGCTCGTCTTCTTGGCTCCACGGACCGAAGTTCCGACCGTTCGAAGCCGGATTTCGGGAGCTTACGAAGCGGTGCGATCAGGCGGAATTTCCACCTCCGATGAGCTTGTTCAGCGGGTCGATCCTGAGGACGTTGGCGCGGTTCAGCAGATGGTGGCGGAGACGGGGTGTCGCGGGATTTTGTGCGCCAACGATCGATTGGCAGTGAATTTGATGCAAACGTTAAAATCGCTTGGAATCAGGGTGCCAGCCGATATTCGCATTGTGGGATTCGACGACGTGGAATTTGCCGCTTCCAATACGATCCCCCTGACGACCATTCACCAACCCTGTCGCGATCTTGCTGCAGTCGCTTTTCGGGCGATGGTCGACAGTATTGAAGAGCGGGATATCACTCCACGTTCGTATGTTTTGCCGATCAAGCTGATTGTGCGTGAATCGTGCGGAGTCTATCGCGAGCAGTGA
- a CDS encoding Gfo/Idh/MocA family protein → MRLRVGLIGLGDAWKTRYRPALKLLHDRFDVRAIYTNVPWLAAHAATDFQAQLADGYRSLIQRSDIDAVLILEPCWQGWLPMLAACDQGKAIYWAADLNFEAQQSREVKSKVDASGVAFMAEFPRRFAPATLRLKELIATRLGQPKLIFCHQRMPNAGDSKRTPAQRNGVPQAAANSDREILESIDWCRYVVGRDPVDVYAREHRSGERVDYRSLSMGFQATESAPAVTAQLSVGTYIPTQWHEAIHFRAPSAMQICCENGVAFIDLPSSLVWFDEAGRHLESLDSEMSVGEQLLTQFHRAVTSLVRKMGDLEDAWRASQVLHAGRLSLETQATIKLTLDGNECQLAPKL, encoded by the coding sequence ATGAGGCTGCGAGTTGGTTTAATCGGCTTGGGGGACGCCTGGAAAACACGCTATCGTCCAGCGTTGAAATTGCTGCACGATCGGTTTGATGTGCGAGCCATTTACACCAATGTCCCCTGGCTAGCGGCTCACGCGGCGACCGATTTTCAGGCACAGTTGGCCGATGGGTATCGGTCTCTGATTCAACGCTCGGATATTGATGCCGTCTTAATTCTTGAACCGTGCTGGCAAGGCTGGCTGCCGATGTTGGCGGCCTGTGATCAAGGCAAAGCGATTTACTGGGCGGCCGATCTTAATTTTGAAGCTCAGCAGTCTCGCGAAGTTAAATCGAAGGTCGATGCATCGGGGGTCGCCTTCATGGCCGAATTCCCGCGCCGGTTTGCCCCCGCAACGCTTCGTTTAAAAGAATTGATCGCAACCCGCTTGGGACAGCCGAAGCTGATCTTTTGTCACCAGCGAATGCCAAACGCAGGGGATAGTAAGCGGACGCCGGCACAGCGAAATGGAGTGCCGCAGGCGGCGGCAAATTCGGACCGGGAAATCCTCGAATCGATCGACTGGTGCCGTTATGTGGTGGGACGTGACCCTGTCGATGTCTACGCTCGGGAACATCGCTCGGGTGAAAGAGTTGACTACCGAAGTCTCAGCATGGGCTTTCAAGCGACCGAGTCGGCCCCGGCGGTCACCGCGCAGTTAAGTGTGGGAACGTACATCCCGACGCAGTGGCACGAAGCCATTCATTTTCGCGCCCCTTCGGCTATGCAGATCTGCTGCGAAAATGGAGTCGCGTTTATCGATTTGCCATCCTCGTTGGTCTGGTTCGATGAGGCGGGCCGGCATCTGGAATCGTTGGATAGTGAGATGTCCGTCGGCGAACAGTTGCTGACGCAGTTTCATCGCGCCGTCACCAGCTTGGTGCGAAAGATGGGAGACCTGGAAGACGCTTGGCGGGCTTCACAGGTCTTGCACGCTGGTCGCTTGAGTCTGGAAACTCAAGCGACAATTAAGCTGACGCTTGATGGCAATGAATGCCAGCTCGCGCCGAAACTTTAG
- a CDS encoding 30S ribosomal protein S1 — protein sequence MTVGENPESQPAPETPDSQPAPAATDPPAPAAEKDSSAAGEATETTAAPPASEQPAAEKPAAELGPLSAAARRSGPLAARGAGAARPTSPASAPATSKASGGAQKPGNAPAVKPQFAKPPGSGSGRPTTGKPGSGPRPGSKRPGGNKKPDQPNPLQAPQPNRARITIPSKRSPLADDIQQELDAELAGADFDALMSGMPDRKGGLAEGQRVHAAVLKIHDDSVFVSLGGPDEGMIPFEQFEEEPTVGQSIEVIVRGFSSEDGLYLCVIPGQTISVSDISDLEEGATVEATVTATNTGGLELTVGGAPAFMPISQITEHRIEDTSDFVGQKLVCVITECNPGRNRLVLSRRAVLERERAERRKEQMEQLEVGQMHEGIVRSIKDFGAFVDLGGCDGLIHISKLSWDRVQHPSEVLEEGQKVKVRIDQFDKETGKIGLSYRDLITNPWDTVDTDYPIGQVVNGTVTRVANFGAFVKLGPGIEGLIHISELAHHRVSRVNNVVQEGENVEVKVMSIDTESQRVGLSLKAATAAPVETKSDSAPEEIDEPVREPIIKPQHTGPLKGGTGGDSGGDRFGLRW from the coding sequence ATGACCGTCGGCGAAAACCCTGAATCCCAGCCAGCCCCTGAGACTCCCGATTCCCAACCCGCTCCTGCAGCGACCGATCCTCCCGCACCTGCGGCTGAAAAGGATTCATCGGCTGCGGGCGAGGCGACGGAAACGACCGCGGCCCCACCTGCCAGCGAACAACCGGCAGCTGAAAAACCAGCAGCCGAGCTCGGCCCCTTGTCGGCCGCCGCTCGTCGCTCGGGTCCTTTGGCCGCCCGTGGAGCGGGTGCTGCCAGACCAACTTCGCCCGCTTCGGCGCCTGCAACCAGCAAGGCATCCGGGGGAGCTCAGAAACCAGGAAACGCTCCCGCCGTCAAACCACAATTTGCCAAGCCCCCAGGCTCGGGCAGTGGTCGGCCTACGACCGGCAAACCGGGATCTGGCCCTCGTCCGGGCAGCAAGCGTCCCGGCGGCAACAAGAAACCAGACCAACCCAATCCGCTGCAGGCTCCCCAGCCCAACCGGGCTCGAATCACCATTCCCAGCAAACGCAGTCCTCTTGCCGACGACATTCAGCAAGAACTTGACGCGGAACTAGCTGGCGCTGATTTCGATGCCCTGATGTCAGGGATGCCCGACCGAAAAGGTGGCTTGGCCGAAGGTCAACGGGTGCATGCAGCCGTACTTAAAATTCACGATGACAGCGTCTTTGTCAGCCTGGGTGGACCGGACGAAGGCATGATTCCCTTCGAACAATTCGAAGAAGAACCAACCGTCGGTCAGTCGATCGAAGTGATCGTGCGTGGCTTCAGCTCCGAAGATGGTCTTTACCTTTGCGTCATCCCAGGGCAGACGATCAGTGTTTCGGATATCTCCGATCTTGAAGAGGGCGCGACAGTCGAAGCGACCGTTACCGCCACGAACACAGGGGGCTTAGAGCTAACGGTTGGCGGAGCTCCCGCATTCATGCCGATCAGCCAGATCACCGAACACCGGATCGAAGACACCTCGGACTTTGTTGGCCAGAAACTGGTCTGCGTGATCACCGAATGCAACCCAGGCCGCAATCGCTTGGTGCTTAGTCGCCGTGCGGTTCTGGAACGCGAGCGTGCCGAGCGTCGCAAAGAGCAAATGGAGCAACTGGAAGTCGGCCAGATGCACGAAGGCATCGTTCGCAGCATCAAAGATTTTGGTGCCTTCGTCGACCTAGGCGGATGCGACGGTTTGATCCACATCAGCAAACTAAGCTGGGATCGAGTCCAACATCCAAGCGAAGTCCTTGAAGAAGGTCAGAAAGTCAAAGTCCGCATCGATCAATTCGATAAGGAAACCGGCAAGATCGGGCTTTCCTATCGCGACTTGATCACCAACCCATGGGACACCGTCGACACCGACTACCCCATCGGCCAGGTCGTCAACGGAACCGTCACTCGCGTAGCAAACTTCGGTGCGTTCGTGAAACTGGGGCCGGGGATCGAAGGATTGATTCACATCTCCGAACTTGCCCACCATCGCGTTTCACGCGTCAACAACGTGGTCCAAGAAGGCGAGAACGTCGAAGTCAAAGTCATGTCCATCGACACGGAAAGCCAACGCGTAGGACTTTCGCTGAAAGCCGCTACCGCTGCCCCTGTCGAAACCAAATCGGACAGTGCTCCCGAGGAAATTGACGAACCGGTCCGAGAACCGATCATCAAACCTCAGCACACCGGCCCACTTAAAGGCGGCACAGGCGGTGACTCCGGTGGCGATCGCTTTGGCCTTCGCTGGTAA
- a CDS encoding thioredoxin family protein: MVSLFLAAVLATVVSDQPVTQQNYAQAYQSAHDEGKPLVVVVGAEWCPACVTLKEQTIAQMKAEGEFSEVSMAIVDQDAEPALAAQLKRGQSIPQIIVFSPQTSGGWKRTQMTGFQTRATIRTVLKRAKQRILGS; this comes from the coding sequence ATGGTTTCACTTTTTCTGGCAGCCGTCTTGGCTACTGTGGTTTCGGACCAGCCTGTCACTCAGCAGAACTATGCTCAGGCTTATCAATCGGCCCACGATGAGGGCAAGCCACTTGTAGTCGTCGTCGGTGCCGAATGGTGCCCGGCCTGCGTCACACTGAAGGAACAGACCATCGCTCAGATGAAGGCTGAAGGTGAATTCAGTGAAGTTAGCATGGCGATTGTTGACCAAGACGCTGAGCCAGCTTTGGCCGCCCAACTGAAACGCGGGCAGTCGATCCCACAAATCATTGTCTTTTCACCTCAGACGTCGGGTGGCTGGAAACGGACTCAGATGACCGGTTTTCAGACTCGAGCAACCATTCGCACGGTACTGAAACGAGCGAAACAACGCATCCTTGGCAGCTAA
- a CDS encoding haloacid dehalogenase-like hydrolase: MVLHPPISPGPRSKPYLLASDFDHTLSFNDSGVALSEMLGQSSFAEKVNGLAASHLVQQGGELTYLLLHDPEYRCVRREHLVEVGKRIRLKKNLATLLEALESKIAGHQFLFYVISAAPEEVIQSALDGIVPPERIRGTRFNYNDATGEIESVSQLTAGYGKVAVLTELQQSIGLGPKRTVYVGDGSSDIHVMLHTNHCGGYTIAVSENPHIAPIAKRTVLSDNALSILIPLLEDVVGWTDPTAIRSLFSSCGLEVQGWDRTQMDRLTISETVPSGDTGPDQIYSGRASLAS; this comes from the coding sequence ATGGTGTTGCACCCACCGATCAGTCCAGGGCCCCGTTCGAAGCCTTACCTTTTGGCATCGGACTTTGACCACACGCTCAGTTTCAACGATTCAGGCGTCGCACTTAGCGAAATGCTTGGGCAGTCTTCGTTCGCCGAAAAGGTGAACGGATTAGCCGCTTCCCACCTCGTCCAGCAAGGTGGCGAACTTACCTACCTATTGCTGCACGATCCGGAGTATCGCTGCGTACGCCGCGAACACTTGGTCGAAGTCGGCAAGCGAATCCGCTTAAAAAAGAATCTGGCGACGCTACTTGAGGCCCTCGAGTCGAAAATTGCCGGCCATCAGTTTTTGTTTTATGTGATTTCAGCGGCTCCTGAAGAGGTTATCCAATCTGCTTTGGACGGTATCGTTCCTCCCGAACGCATCCGCGGCACCCGCTTCAACTACAACGATGCAACGGGCGAGATCGAATCGGTTTCGCAGCTAACTGCGGGCTACGGCAAAGTGGCCGTCCTGACCGAACTGCAGCAAAGCATTGGCCTGGGCCCTAAACGAACGGTCTATGTCGGCGACGGCAGCTCTGACATTCACGTCATGCTGCATACCAACCATTGCGGCGGATACACGATCGCTGTATCGGAAAATCCACATATTGCTCCGATCGCGAAACGAACGGTCCTAAGCGACAACGCTCTAAGCATCTTAATTCCGCTGCTAGAAGATGTTGTCGGGTGGACCGACCCAACCGCCATCCGCAGCCTCTTCTCGTCCTGTGGATTAGAAGTCCAAGGCTGGGATCGAACTCAGATGGATCGCCTGACGATCTCCGAAACCGTCCCCTCAGGTGACACGGGCCCCGATCAGATTTATTCAGGCCGGGCCAGCTTGGCCTCCTAA
- a CDS encoding cell division protein FtsQ/DivIB, whose translation MAKAKAPDPSDKPHPIKHFLLGLVRKIAKAPLSVAFLWPVLLAIAAYVAWIQWGVDHVVPHFSRLESSHIQLTERPDYIPEHVDLTAEVLAGTGMGDLSLLDRQVSARIAEAYSTHAWIEQVKSVRVGVGGEIQVHVQYRQPVAMVRHLSRHPDVQGWAYYPVDRMGIVLPPDSFGGKEAEKYLVINIPEVDPRGTEGVSIGDSRVVLAASLAAILMPHREELGLAAIELHPTTGANRHRIEFDVVTQSGRRLVWGSPPGEELMNEPPADLKLKALFQSPPPGTDLRMAALAAHRKQIANDVQ comes from the coding sequence GTGGCGAAAGCAAAAGCTCCCGATCCTTCCGATAAACCTCACCCCATAAAGCATTTTTTACTGGGGCTGGTACGCAAAATCGCAAAAGCACCTTTATCGGTCGCTTTCCTGTGGCCGGTTCTGCTGGCCATCGCGGCATACGTTGCCTGGATCCAGTGGGGCGTCGACCACGTGGTCCCGCATTTCTCTCGGCTGGAATCCAGCCATATCCAACTGACAGAGCGGCCGGATTACATTCCCGAGCACGTCGATTTGACCGCCGAAGTCCTTGCGGGGACCGGAATGGGGGACTTATCGCTGCTGGACCGTCAGGTTTCTGCTCGGATTGCCGAAGCCTATTCGACGCACGCCTGGATCGAGCAAGTTAAATCCGTTCGCGTTGGTGTCGGAGGCGAAATCCAAGTTCACGTGCAGTACCGGCAACCGGTTGCCATGGTTCGCCATCTCAGCCGGCACCCTGACGTCCAAGGCTGGGCATATTACCCCGTGGACCGCATGGGAATTGTCCTCCCCCCCGATTCATTTGGTGGCAAAGAAGCTGAAAAATACTTGGTCATCAACATTCCAGAAGTCGATCCCCGAGGAACCGAGGGGGTTTCGATCGGCGATTCTCGCGTCGTTTTGGCAGCCAGCCTTGCTGCGATTCTGATGCCCCACCGTGAAGAACTGGGACTGGCGGCGATCGAACTGCACCCGACAACGGGCGCAAATCGGCATCGAATCGAATTTGACGTGGTCACTCAGAGCGGGCGACGGTTGGTCTGGGGCAGCCCCCCAGGCGAGGAATTGATGAACGAACCTCCCGCGGACCTAAAATTGAAGGCTTTATTCCAGTCGCCACCTCCCGGGACAGACCTCCGAATGGCCGCCTTAGCCGCCCATCGCAAGCAAATTGCAAACGACGTGCAATGA
- the murB gene encoding UDP-N-acetylmuramate dehydrogenase, with translation MPFPEHLQHLIQNDQPLAQLTWLGIGGPARYFAEPHSREQLIELVQAASKAEIPVRLLGSGSNVLVRESGFDGLVLSLAASSLSTVSVAENQLTAAAGAKLSHAITHAVGEGLGGLEHLAGIPGTVGAAVSGNVSAAGGDIGSLVEQVEVMETDGTIRVIPKEDLQFSYRKSNLSGLLILSVTFALEKNDAIKLTKRLQKFWIVAQNQRPDGEPRLAQPFIDPDGFSADDLIQQSGMGGMRLGNASLTAGKPNYLLAHSGATSDDIVQLLARVREQVSSQSGIDLQLNLQIW, from the coding sequence ATGCCATTCCCCGAACACCTCCAGCACCTGATCCAGAACGACCAACCCCTAGCCCAATTGACGTGGCTAGGGATTGGCGGTCCCGCTCGTTATTTTGCGGAACCGCACTCGCGTGAGCAGTTAATCGAACTGGTCCAAGCCGCCTCGAAGGCCGAAATCCCCGTCCGTCTGCTTGGCAGCGGATCCAACGTTTTGGTTCGCGAATCTGGGTTTGACGGTTTGGTTCTGTCGCTGGCAGCCTCTTCGTTGTCGACCGTATCGGTCGCCGAAAACCAGCTTACCGCTGCTGCGGGCGCAAAACTCAGCCACGCCATCACGCATGCTGTCGGCGAAGGACTGGGTGGCTTAGAGCACTTGGCTGGAATTCCTGGCACCGTGGGTGCTGCGGTTTCCGGAAACGTTTCGGCTGCTGGCGGAGACATCGGGTCTCTGGTCGAACAGGTCGAAGTGATGGAAACCGACGGGACAATCCGCGTGATCCCGAAGGAAGATCTTCAGTTTTCCTATCGCAAATCAAATCTGTCGGGCTTGCTGATCCTTTCGGTCACCTTTGCGTTGGAAAAAAACGACGCGATCAAACTGACAAAACGGCTACAAAAATTTTGGATTGTTGCCCAGAACCAGCGTCCTGACGGCGAACCACGACTCGCCCAACCCTTCATCGATCCCGATGGATTCAGTGCCGACGACCTGATTCAGCAATCGGGCATGGGTGGCATGCGACTTGGAAATGCCAGCCTGACCGCCGGAAAACCGAACTATTTGCTGGCTCATAGCGGCGCGACCAGCGACGACATTGTCCAGTTGCTAGCTCGCGTCCGTGAGCAAGTTTCGTCGCAGTCAGGGATCGACTTGCAGTTGAATCTACAAATTTGGTAG
- a CDS encoding diaminopimelate decarboxylase family protein, giving the protein MSSLPFSEEVIVDAAAEFPTPFYLYDETGIRENAQRLIKAFDWCDFKEFFAVKATPNPAILKALAEEGCGADCSSLAELVLCERIGIRGEEIIFTSNDTPAKDFEKAVELGAIINLDDISHIDYLDQICGLPELLCFRYNPGKPLGSDTAFIIGEPQEAKYGFTRDQLFAGFEDIRRRGVKRFGLHTMVLSNELNSSYFAETAKMIFEVAVDLKKELDLTLEFVNLGGGLGVPYRPEQEPIDLQTISDGIRQLQQQMLVPAGLGSMRICMENGRVMTGPYGVLVTRVLHQKQTYKHYVGVDACMANLMRPGMYGAYHHLSVMGKPTQPDDAPCDVVGSLCENNDKFAIDRPLPAVETGDIIAIHDAGAHGHSMGFQYNGKLRSAEYLRTTDGTIKQIRRAETLDDYFATLDLPTQGQ; this is encoded by the coding sequence ATGTCCAGCTTGCCTTTTAGTGAAGAAGTTATCGTCGACGCGGCAGCGGAATTCCCCACTCCGTTCTACCTTTACGATGAAACGGGCATTCGAGAAAACGCACAACGATTGATCAAAGCCTTCGATTGGTGCGATTTCAAAGAGTTCTTCGCAGTCAAAGCGACACCGAATCCTGCGATCCTAAAAGCGTTGGCCGAAGAAGGCTGTGGGGCAGACTGCAGCAGCCTTGCCGAACTTGTTTTATGCGAGCGAATTGGAATTCGTGGCGAAGAGATCATTTTCACATCCAACGACACTCCAGCGAAGGATTTTGAAAAGGCAGTCGAACTGGGCGCGATCATCAATCTGGATGACATCAGTCACATCGATTACCTCGATCAGATCTGCGGATTGCCAGAATTACTCTGCTTTCGCTACAACCCTGGCAAACCACTAGGAAGTGACACAGCATTCATCATTGGCGAACCGCAAGAAGCCAAATACGGATTCACTCGCGACCAATTGTTCGCTGGCTTTGAAGACATACGTCGTCGAGGCGTCAAGCGATTTGGACTGCACACCATGGTGCTATCCAACGAACTGAACAGTTCTTATTTCGCCGAAACCGCGAAGATGATTTTCGAGGTTGCCGTCGACCTGAAAAAGGAACTGGACCTAACCCTAGAATTTGTCAATCTTGGCGGTGGGTTAGGAGTTCCATACCGACCGGAGCAAGAGCCGATCGACCTGCAAACGATCTCCGACGGCATTCGTCAGCTTCAGCAACAGATGCTTGTCCCGGCAGGGCTAGGGTCAATGCGAATCTGCATGGAAAACGGGCGAGTCATGACAGGGCCGTACGGCGTATTGGTAACGCGAGTATTGCACCAGAAACAGACCTACAAGCATTACGTGGGCGTCGACGCGTGCATGGCCAACCTAATGCGACCGGGGATGTACGGAGCCTACCATCACCTGAGCGTCATGGGGAAACCGACTCAACCGGACGACGCTCCCTGCGACGTAGTCGGATCGTTATGCGAGAACAACGACAAATTCGCCATCGACCGGCCACTTCCGGCCGTCGAAACCGGCGACATCATAGCGATTCATGACGCAGGGGCTCACGGTCACAGCATGGGCTTCCAGTACAACGGCAAACTCCGCAGTGCCGAGTACCTCCGCACCACCGACGGCACCATCAAACAGATCCGTCGCGCCGAAACCCTAGACGACTACTTCGCCACCTTAGACCTCCCCACCCAGGGACAGTGA
- a CDS encoding DUF1569 domain-containing protein, with translation MDRRDLLFRNLDDAVADCKMLSESGYVRNGNWSLGQICLHMRLTIDANMDGYPLWMSVGLPLRPVLRKFLLPRLLRGDSPTGLKTAGIFVPPADANDLTEIEAFAKCVDRFHSHSGRLYPHPGFGRLPKDEFEQFHAAHTSHHLSFLAPRTEDDSSN, from the coding sequence ATGGATCGCCGTGATTTACTTTTCCGGAATCTTGATGATGCGGTTGCCGATTGCAAAATGCTGAGTGAATCGGGCTACGTTCGGAATGGGAATTGGTCGCTTGGACAAATCTGCCTCCATATGCGACTCACCATTGATGCGAACATGGATGGCTATCCATTGTGGATGTCCGTTGGACTGCCCCTCCGTCCGGTTTTACGTAAGTTCCTCTTGCCGCGATTGCTGCGTGGAGATTCACCGACGGGCCTTAAAACCGCGGGGATTTTTGTTCCTCCGGCGGATGCGAATGATCTGACTGAAATCGAAGCGTTTGCTAAATGCGTCGATCGATTCCATTCCCACTCAGGGCGTCTCTATCCACACCCTGGGTTTGGCAGGCTGCCCAAAGACGAATTCGAACAATTTCATGCAGCTCATACCTCCCATCACCTGAGCTTCCTTGCGCCTCGCACGGAAGACGATTCTTCGAATTGA